One Clupea harengus chromosome 11, Ch_v2.0.2, whole genome shotgun sequence DNA window includes the following coding sequences:
- the epb41b gene encoding protein 4.1b isoform X3 — protein MLCRVILLDRSVREWNLPSNATGKELFDQVCEHLNLLERDYFGLAIFDSLGAKTWLDVSKQINKQLKGIQPQFVFSVKFYPPNPAQLCEDLTRYLMCLQLRRDLLTSRLPCQSATLIALGSYVLQSEFGQYDPDLHGNTYTNSLYLAPNQNEVLLKRMKELHHTYGSMSSAQADLLFLQKVCELPMYGIDRHPAKNSDGEDVVLGVSSEGILLYRDDIVESKFLWPRVLKVSYKHSKFLFRTHPSEGSVWTLCFTLPSNRACKSLWKVALEHHSFFRLPSVEVSQRRLLTLRTQFHYHGRTEAESLQASSEITRPNPAFQRKPRAKSTSLDALTRTNQPELDDWFLELDSIPAKPLCITAVDEGPVLVNEWKRESEDWLLFLDQTNQTLMHLDSDLSNTNTPQEDLEQDLEDSSVGDAEGEPAEEEITGEPQEEELMEEPAEEFMEEETERHEEGELLEIRQVKEVKTVRKISERAESSEGEGEILKYRLRGRGILDVQSDDWYFLFDRQSSKFDPKRAVKQVRILEQQQELVAGIMGEKLAGLVMSSETEQEWEVVEESQQKAMEEGEQEGETVEIRRQKLKIVRKRTVEVEVEEEMLSLKEDFGDEMQKEIEVIQDLQELVVVEEMQVELEILKERLREVDFLEYKVQKMEQQRNEETPEDNWLILLDQLPYIIYPAPLAGHTSEAVEEQEIVEMPVDQRTEEAILIVKEGSEEQVVIEEGMEESVIIIERGVITEPITLQNNLYSGRDIDDDWFLLLEPVPLEDRRTVGDSQPYTTGPTYEPEEEAILEREESDQAVIMEQTAKVPDEPGSISETTAEQIILQRTNPGLQYIEDDWFLFFDQVPVQSKTPPSVVWEDLQRPADINTISVEIKAEEQGDEEMTEEMTERQEQIKMEAQPTIQEQRPKFTPIEVEDDWYIVLEVPPKETVEVKVEVMKGVSWEERITEQVTRTEEKRSIIERHIEVRVVESYTEDAKGEVEVEKVTIMEERNIDAENPGEYITLQMNRPVAVRDIEDDWFMLLEPTPVDFKPSPSVAWEREQASQETLVRVDTETTLKRVRIAEEEVMIIEEREQHAQKPTVVMQSPPVVPRDIEDDWFLLLESVPVEVQSPPSVWVSPPYRAEALVRVDTETTIKRVRIAEEEVMIIEEREQHAQKPTVVMQSPPVVPRDIEDDWFLLLESVPVEVQSPPSVWVSPPYRAEALVRVDTETTIKRVRIAEEEVMIIEEREQHAQKPTVVMQSPPVVPRDIEDDWFLLLESVPVEVQSPPSVVREKVSDVSRVTVEVRAERDEERRRMEKMTERQEQIKMEAQPTIQEQRPKFTPIEVEDDWYIVLEVPPKETVEVKVEVMKGVSWEERITEQVTRTEEKRSIIEKHIEQLQPQKKHPAVVCDIDDDWFMLLDPVLLQERSVPSVETRTPVDVSKTKDQRVAEKARPGKEIILEKERLREQEMQRISQQSVFVGVREIEDDWFKHWDKTILLYQEETRSAVISKPEEQRAVERKGIEKGRIMEKERMKEEDMRKRVTIAEANRVRLLQESAPPAGREVVDDWFILLDKVSVEVQAPPRVALIIPPTPAKRPLPVGQPLTSTPTIHPAPIIKYIEKEEKRETQVTVEEKEDEELTIIRRKTRAIEGETIYIRHSILMLEDFDVTQEVVLRHHASISEMKRLFMEAEPEPHLSEWDKHLSICHLDTHTHLISMEEWEREERESIM, from the exons ATGCTTTGCAGAGTGATCCTCCTGGACCGCAGTGTGAGGGAGTGGAACCTTCCG agTAATGCTACTGGCAAGGAGCTTTTTGATCAAGTATGTGAGCACCTCAACTTACTTGAGAGAGATTATTTTGGCCTGGCCATCTTTGACTCTCTGGGTGCAAag ACATGGCTAGATGTTTCCAAACAAATCAACAAGCAGTTGAAAG ggatacAGCCCcagtttgttttcagtgtgAAGTTCTACCCTCCAAATCCAGCTCAGCTATGTGAAGACCTAACCAG ATACTTGATGTGTCTGCAGCTTCGGCGGGATCTTTTAACCAGTCGGTTGCCATGCCAATCAGCGACTCTGATTGCACTGGGCTCATATGTCCTCCAATCAGAGTTTGGCCAGTATGACCCAGACCTTCATGGGAACACATACACCAACAGCCTGTACCTGGCACCCAATCAGAATGAAGTGTTGCTGAAGAGAATGAAGGAGCTACATCACACCTATGG CTCTATGTCATCTGCTCAAGCTGATCTCTTATTCCTGCAGAAAGTCTGTGAACTCCCTATGTATGGAATAGATCGTCATCctgccaag aattCAGATGGTGAGGATGTTGTCTTAGGTGTGTCCTCTGAGGGCATACTGTTGTACAGAGATGACATTGTTGAGAGCAAATTCCTGTGGCCCAGAGTTCTGAAGGTGTCATACAAGCACTCCAAGTTCCTTTTCAGAACACACCCATCAGAG GGATCTGTATGGACTTTATGTTTTACCTTGCCCAGTAATCGTGCATGCAAATCCCTCTGGAAAGTGGCTTTAGAGCATCATAGCTTCTTCAG GCTCCCATCTGTTGAAGTTTCTCAGCGACGATTACTGACTTTGCGTACTCAGTTCCATTACCATGGACGCACAGAAGCTGAATCACTTCAGGCCAGCTCTGAAATCACCCGACCCAATCCAGCCTTTCAAAGAAAACCTAGAGCAAAATCCA CTTCACTGGATGCTCTCACGCGCACAAACCAACCTGAGCTTGATGACTGGTTCCTAGAGCTGGATTCTATTCCCGCGAAACCCCTCTGTATCACAG CTGTAGATGAGGGGCCAGTGCTGGTGAATGAATGGAAGCGGGAGTCTGAGGACTGGCTCTTATTCTTAGACCAAACCAATCAAACCCTGATGCATCTGGATTCAGACCTAT CTAATACCAATACACCCCAAGAGGACCTGGAACAGGATCTTGAAGACTCCTCTGTTGGTGATGCAGAAGGAGAGCCAGCTGAGGAGGAGATCACGGGAGagccacaggaggaggagctcaTGGAAGAGCCAGCTGAGGAGTTTATggaggaggaaacagagagacatgAGGAAGGAGAACTATTGGAAATAAGACAAGTGAAGGAAGTGAAGACTGTGAGAAAAATATCAGAGAGAGCTGAATCCTCTGAAGGAGAGGGTGAAATTCTAAAATACAgactgagggggagaggaatTTTGGATGTGCAGAGTGATGATTGGTATTTCTTGTTTGATCGGCAATCATCTAAGTTTGATCCAAAACGTGCAG TAAAACAGGTGCGTATACTGGAGCAACAGCAAGAACTAGTTGCTGGCATTATGGGAGAAAAACTAGCGGGATTGGTCATGTCCAGTGAAACAGAGCAAGAATGGGAAGTTGTGGAGGAGTCTCAGCAAAAAGCAATGGAAGaaggggagcaggagggagagactgtGGAAATACGACGGCAAAAGCTGAAGATTGTAAGAAAACGAACGGTGGAGGTAGAGGTTGAGGAGGAAATGCTCTCTCTCAAAGAAGATTTTGGGGATGAGATGCAAAAGGAAATTGAAGTTATTCAAGACCTACAGGAACTGGTGGTAGTAGAGGAGATGCAGGTAGAACTGGAGATTCTGAAAGAAAGGCTACGAGAAGTCGACTTCTTGGAGTACAAAGTACAGAAGATGGAGCAGCAAAGGAATGAGGAAACACCAGAAGACAACTGGCTCATCTTACTGGACCAACTGCCATACATAATCTATCCTGCACCATTAG CAGGACACACCAGCGAAGCAGTGGAAGAACAGGAGATCGTAGAGATGCCCGTAGatcagagaacagaagaggccATTTTGATTGTAAAGGAGGGATCAGAGGAACAGGTGGTGATAGAagaggggatggaggagagtgtgatCATCATAGAGAGAGGAGTCATCactgagccaatcacattaCAGAACAATCTTTACTCAGGGCGGGACATTGATGACGATTGGTTCCTGCTTTTGGAACCAGTCCCTCTGGAAGATAGGAGAACAG TGGGAGACTCTCAGCCCTACACGACTGGACCCACCTATGAGCCTGAAGAAGAGGCAATACTGGAAAGGGAGGAAAGTGATCAAGCTGTTATAATGGAGCAGACAGCCAAGGTTCCAGATGAGCCTGGAAGCATTTCCGAAACAACTGCTGAACAAATCATATTACAGAGGACAAACCCGGGGCTTCAGTATATCGAAGATGATTGGTTCCTGTTTTTTGACCAAGTTCCTGTGCAAAGCAAGACTCCTCCCTCAG TTGTATGGGAAGATCTGCAACGCCCTGCTGACATCAACACCATCTCAGTGGAAATAAAGGCTGAGGAACAGGGAGACGAGGAAATGACAGAGGagatgacagaaagacaggagCAAATAAAGATGGAAGCCCAGCCAACCATTCAGGAGCAGAGACCCAAGTTTACTCCCATTGAGGTGGAGGATGACTGGTACATTGTACTGGAAGTCCCTCCCAAAGAAACAG TCGAAGTGAAAGTGGAAGTGATGAAAGGAGTGAGCTGGGAGGAGAGAATCACTGAACAGGTGAccagaacagaagaaaaaaggTCCATTATTGAAAGGCACATTGAag TGAGAGTCGTTGAGTCCTACACCGAGGACGCCAAAGGAGAAGTGGAGGTGGAGAAAGTGACTATTATGGAAGAGAGAAACATTGATGCTGAAAACCCCGGAGAATACATCACATTACAGATGAATCGTCCAGTGGCAGTTCGAGACATTGAGGATGACTGGTTCATGCTTTTAGAACCAACCCCAGTGGATTTCAAGCCTTCCCCTTCAg TTGcatgggagagagaacaggcttCTCAAGAGACTCTGGTGAGAGTGGACACAGAGACCACCCTTAAGAGAGTGAGGATTGCAGAGGAGGAAGTAATGAtcatagaggagagagaacaacatGCACAGAAACCCACTGTGGTCATGCAGAGCCCTCCAGTGGTTCCACGAGACATTGAAGACGATTGGTTCTTGTTGTTGGAATCAGTTCCTGTGGAAGTGCAGTCTCCACcttcag ttTGGGTCTCCCCACCATATAGAGCGGAGGCTCTGGTGAGAGTGGACACAGAGACCACCATTAAGAGAGTGAGGATTGCAGAGGAGGAAGTAATGAtcatagaggagagagaacaacatGCACAGAAACCCACTGTGGTCATGCAGAGCCCTCCAGTGGTTCCACGAGACATTGAAGACGATTGGTTCTTGTTGTTGGAATCAGTTCCTGTGGAAGTGCAGTCTCCACCTTCAG TTTGGGTCTCCCCACCGTATAGAGCGGAGGCTCTGGTGAGAGTGGACACAGAGACCACCATTAAGAGAGTGAGGATTGCAGAGGAGGAAGTAATGAtcatagaggagagagaacaacatGCACAGAAACCCACCGTGGTCATGCAGAGCCCTCCAGTGGTTCCACGAGACATTGAAGATGATTGGTTCTTGTTGTTGGAATCAGTTCCTGTGGAAGTGCAGTCTCCACCTTCAG TCGTACGGGAGAAAGTGTCAGATGTCTCTAGAGTGACAGTGGAGGTAAGGGCTGAGCGGgatgaagaaaggaggagaatggAGAAGATGACTGAAAGACAGGAGCAAATAAAGATGGAAGCCCAGCCAACCATTCAGGAGCAGAGACCCAAGTTTACTCCCATTGAGGTGGAGGATGACTGGTACATTGTACTGGAAGTCCCTCCCAAAGAAACAG TCGAAGTGAAAGTGGAAGTGATGAAAGGAGTGAGCTGGGAAGAGAGAATCACTGAACAGGTGAccagaacagaagaaaaaaggTCCATTATTGAAAAGCACATTGAGCAACTCCAACCCCAGAAGAAACATCCAGCGGTTGTTTGTGACATTGATGATGATTGGTTCATGCTTTTGGACCCAGTTCTTTTGCAAGAACGTTCTGTCCCCTCag TAGAGACCAGGACACCTGTGGATGTCTCTAAGACAAAAGACCAGAGAGTGGCGGAGAAAGCAAGGCCAGGGAAGGAGATAATtctggagaaagaaagactgagagagcaggagatgcAGAGGATATCACAACAGAGCGTATTTGTGGGTGTTCGGGAAATTGAAGATGACTGGTTCAAACATTGGGATAAAACTATTTTGTTGTATCAAGAAG AAACAAGATCTGCGGTGATCTCAAAGCCTGAAGAACAGAGAGCTGTGGAGAGGAAGGGGATTGAGAAAGGAAGAATtatggagaaagaaaggatgaaagagGAAGACATGCGGAAGAGAGTTACAATCGCAGAAGCAAATAGAGTGAGATTATTACAAGAGAGTGCACCACCAGCTGGTCGCGAAGTTGTTGATGACTGGTTCATACTTCTGGATAAAGTTTCAGTGGAGGTTCAAGCTCCTCCTAGAG ttGCTCTCATCATCCCTCCAACACCTGCAAAGAGGCCTCTTCCTGTAGGCCAACCCCTGACCTCTACACCCACCATACACCCTGCCCCCATCATCAAATACattgagaaagaggagaagagagagactcaaGTCACAGTGGAAGAAAAA GAAGACGAGGAGCTGACCATCATTAGG AGGAAGACAAGGGCGATCGAAGGAGAGACCATCTACATCAGACACAGTATTCTGATGTTAGAG
- the epb41b gene encoding protein 4.1b isoform X1, with protein MLCRVILLDRSVREWNLPSNATGKELFDQVCEHLNLLERDYFGLAIFDSLGAKTWLDVSKQINKQLKGIQPQFVFSVKFYPPNPAQLCEDLTRYLMCLQLRRDLLTSRLPCQSATLIALGSYVLQSEFGQYDPDLHGNTYTNSLYLAPNQNEVLLKRMKELHHTYGSMSSAQADLLFLQKVCELPMYGIDRHPAKNSDGEDVVLGVSSEGILLYRDDIVESKFLWPRVLKVSYKHSKFLFRTHPSEGSVWTLCFTLPSNRACKSLWKVALEHHSFFRLPSVEVSQRRLLTLRTQFHYHGRTEAESLQASSEITRPNPAFQRKPRAKSTSLDALTRTNQPELDDWFLELDSIPAKPLCITAVDEGPVLVNEWKRESEDWLLFLDQTNQTLMHLDSDLSNTNTPQEDLEQDLEDSSVGDAEGEPAEEEITGEPQEEELMEEPAEEFMEEETERHEEGELLEIRQVKEVKTVRKISERAESSEGEGEILKYRLRGRGILDVQSDDWYFLFDRQSSKFDPKRAVKQVRILEQQQELVAGIMGEKLAGLVMSSETEQEWEVVEESQQKAMEEGEQEGETVEIRRQKLKIVRKRTVEVEVEEEMLSLKEDFGDEMQKEIEVIQDLQELVVVEEMQVELEILKERLREVDFLEYKVQKMEQQRNEETPEDNWLILLDQLPYIIYPAPLAGHTSEAVEEQEIVEMPVDQRTEEAILIVKEGSEEQVVIEEGMEESVIIIERGVITEPITLQNNLYSGRDIDDDWFLLLEPVPLEDRRTVGDSQPYTTGPTYEPEEEAILEREESDQAVIMEQTAKVPDEPGSISETTAEQIILQRTNPGLQYIEDDWFLFFDQVPVQSKTPPSVVWEDLQRPADINTISVEIKAEEQGDEEMTEEMTERQEQIKMEAQPTIQEQRPKFTPIEVEDDWYIVLEVPPKETVEVKVEVMKGVSWEERITEQVTRTEEKRSIIERHIEVRVVESYTEDAKGEVEVEKVTIMEERNIDAENPGEYITLQMNRPVAVRDIEDDWFMLLEPTPVDFKPSPSVAWEREQASQETLVRVDTETTLKRVRIAEEEVMIIEEREQHAQKPTVVMQSPPVVPRDIEDDWFLLLESVPVEVQSPPSVWVSPPYRAEALVRVDTETTIKRVRIAEEEVMIIEEREQHAQKPTVVMQSPPVVPRDIEDDWFLLLESVPVEVQSPPSVWVSPPYRAEALVRVDTETTIKRVRIAEEEVMIIEEREQHAQKPTVVMQSPPVVPRDIEDDWFLLLESVPVEVQSPPSVVREKVSDVSRVTVEVRAERDEERRRMEKMTERQEQIKMEAQPTIQEQRPKFTPIEVEDDWYIVLEVPPKETVEVKVEVMKGVSWEERITEQVTRTEEKRSIIEKHIEQLQPQKKHPAVVCDIDDDWFMLLDPVLLQERSVPSVETRTPVDVSKTKDQRVAEKARPGKEIILEKERLREQEMQRISQQSVFVGVREIEDDWFKHWDKTILLYQEAETRSAVISKPEEQRAVERKGIEKGRIMEKERMKEEDMRKRVTIAEANRVRLLQESAPPAGREVVDDWFILLDKVSVEVQAPPRVALIIPPTPAKRPLPVGQPLTSTPTIHPAPIIKYIEKEEKRETQVTVEEKEDEELTIIRRKTRAIEGETIYIRHSILMLEDFDVTQEVVLRHHASISEMKRLFMEAEPEPHLSEWDKHLSICHLDTHTHLISMEEWEREERESIM; from the exons ATGCTTTGCAGAGTGATCCTCCTGGACCGCAGTGTGAGGGAGTGGAACCTTCCG agTAATGCTACTGGCAAGGAGCTTTTTGATCAAGTATGTGAGCACCTCAACTTACTTGAGAGAGATTATTTTGGCCTGGCCATCTTTGACTCTCTGGGTGCAAag ACATGGCTAGATGTTTCCAAACAAATCAACAAGCAGTTGAAAG ggatacAGCCCcagtttgttttcagtgtgAAGTTCTACCCTCCAAATCCAGCTCAGCTATGTGAAGACCTAACCAG ATACTTGATGTGTCTGCAGCTTCGGCGGGATCTTTTAACCAGTCGGTTGCCATGCCAATCAGCGACTCTGATTGCACTGGGCTCATATGTCCTCCAATCAGAGTTTGGCCAGTATGACCCAGACCTTCATGGGAACACATACACCAACAGCCTGTACCTGGCACCCAATCAGAATGAAGTGTTGCTGAAGAGAATGAAGGAGCTACATCACACCTATGG CTCTATGTCATCTGCTCAAGCTGATCTCTTATTCCTGCAGAAAGTCTGTGAACTCCCTATGTATGGAATAGATCGTCATCctgccaag aattCAGATGGTGAGGATGTTGTCTTAGGTGTGTCCTCTGAGGGCATACTGTTGTACAGAGATGACATTGTTGAGAGCAAATTCCTGTGGCCCAGAGTTCTGAAGGTGTCATACAAGCACTCCAAGTTCCTTTTCAGAACACACCCATCAGAG GGATCTGTATGGACTTTATGTTTTACCTTGCCCAGTAATCGTGCATGCAAATCCCTCTGGAAAGTGGCTTTAGAGCATCATAGCTTCTTCAG GCTCCCATCTGTTGAAGTTTCTCAGCGACGATTACTGACTTTGCGTACTCAGTTCCATTACCATGGACGCACAGAAGCTGAATCACTTCAGGCCAGCTCTGAAATCACCCGACCCAATCCAGCCTTTCAAAGAAAACCTAGAGCAAAATCCA CTTCACTGGATGCTCTCACGCGCACAAACCAACCTGAGCTTGATGACTGGTTCCTAGAGCTGGATTCTATTCCCGCGAAACCCCTCTGTATCACAG CTGTAGATGAGGGGCCAGTGCTGGTGAATGAATGGAAGCGGGAGTCTGAGGACTGGCTCTTATTCTTAGACCAAACCAATCAAACCCTGATGCATCTGGATTCAGACCTAT CTAATACCAATACACCCCAAGAGGACCTGGAACAGGATCTTGAAGACTCCTCTGTTGGTGATGCAGAAGGAGAGCCAGCTGAGGAGGAGATCACGGGAGagccacaggaggaggagctcaTGGAAGAGCCAGCTGAGGAGTTTATggaggaggaaacagagagacatgAGGAAGGAGAACTATTGGAAATAAGACAAGTGAAGGAAGTGAAGACTGTGAGAAAAATATCAGAGAGAGCTGAATCCTCTGAAGGAGAGGGTGAAATTCTAAAATACAgactgagggggagaggaatTTTGGATGTGCAGAGTGATGATTGGTATTTCTTGTTTGATCGGCAATCATCTAAGTTTGATCCAAAACGTGCAG TAAAACAGGTGCGTATACTGGAGCAACAGCAAGAACTAGTTGCTGGCATTATGGGAGAAAAACTAGCGGGATTGGTCATGTCCAGTGAAACAGAGCAAGAATGGGAAGTTGTGGAGGAGTCTCAGCAAAAAGCAATGGAAGaaggggagcaggagggagagactgtGGAAATACGACGGCAAAAGCTGAAGATTGTAAGAAAACGAACGGTGGAGGTAGAGGTTGAGGAGGAAATGCTCTCTCTCAAAGAAGATTTTGGGGATGAGATGCAAAAGGAAATTGAAGTTATTCAAGACCTACAGGAACTGGTGGTAGTAGAGGAGATGCAGGTAGAACTGGAGATTCTGAAAGAAAGGCTACGAGAAGTCGACTTCTTGGAGTACAAAGTACAGAAGATGGAGCAGCAAAGGAATGAGGAAACACCAGAAGACAACTGGCTCATCTTACTGGACCAACTGCCATACATAATCTATCCTGCACCATTAG CAGGACACACCAGCGAAGCAGTGGAAGAACAGGAGATCGTAGAGATGCCCGTAGatcagagaacagaagaggccATTTTGATTGTAAAGGAGGGATCAGAGGAACAGGTGGTGATAGAagaggggatggaggagagtgtgatCATCATAGAGAGAGGAGTCATCactgagccaatcacattaCAGAACAATCTTTACTCAGGGCGGGACATTGATGACGATTGGTTCCTGCTTTTGGAACCAGTCCCTCTGGAAGATAGGAGAACAG TGGGAGACTCTCAGCCCTACACGACTGGACCCACCTATGAGCCTGAAGAAGAGGCAATACTGGAAAGGGAGGAAAGTGATCAAGCTGTTATAATGGAGCAGACAGCCAAGGTTCCAGATGAGCCTGGAAGCATTTCCGAAACAACTGCTGAACAAATCATATTACAGAGGACAAACCCGGGGCTTCAGTATATCGAAGATGATTGGTTCCTGTTTTTTGACCAAGTTCCTGTGCAAAGCAAGACTCCTCCCTCAG TTGTATGGGAAGATCTGCAACGCCCTGCTGACATCAACACCATCTCAGTGGAAATAAAGGCTGAGGAACAGGGAGACGAGGAAATGACAGAGGagatgacagaaagacaggagCAAATAAAGATGGAAGCCCAGCCAACCATTCAGGAGCAGAGACCCAAGTTTACTCCCATTGAGGTGGAGGATGACTGGTACATTGTACTGGAAGTCCCTCCCAAAGAAACAG TCGAAGTGAAAGTGGAAGTGATGAAAGGAGTGAGCTGGGAGGAGAGAATCACTGAACAGGTGAccagaacagaagaaaaaaggTCCATTATTGAAAGGCACATTGAag TGAGAGTCGTTGAGTCCTACACCGAGGACGCCAAAGGAGAAGTGGAGGTGGAGAAAGTGACTATTATGGAAGAGAGAAACATTGATGCTGAAAACCCCGGAGAATACATCACATTACAGATGAATCGTCCAGTGGCAGTTCGAGACATTGAGGATGACTGGTTCATGCTTTTAGAACCAACCCCAGTGGATTTCAAGCCTTCCCCTTCAg TTGcatgggagagagaacaggcttCTCAAGAGACTCTGGTGAGAGTGGACACAGAGACCACCCTTAAGAGAGTGAGGATTGCAGAGGAGGAAGTAATGAtcatagaggagagagaacaacatGCACAGAAACCCACTGTGGTCATGCAGAGCCCTCCAGTGGTTCCACGAGACATTGAAGACGATTGGTTCTTGTTGTTGGAATCAGTTCCTGTGGAAGTGCAGTCTCCACcttcag ttTGGGTCTCCCCACCATATAGAGCGGAGGCTCTGGTGAGAGTGGACACAGAGACCACCATTAAGAGAGTGAGGATTGCAGAGGAGGAAGTAATGAtcatagaggagagagaacaacatGCACAGAAACCCACTGTGGTCATGCAGAGCCCTCCAGTGGTTCCACGAGACATTGAAGACGATTGGTTCTTGTTGTTGGAATCAGTTCCTGTGGAAGTGCAGTCTCCACCTTCAG TTTGGGTCTCCCCACCGTATAGAGCGGAGGCTCTGGTGAGAGTGGACACAGAGACCACCATTAAGAGAGTGAGGATTGCAGAGGAGGAAGTAATGAtcatagaggagagagaacaacatGCACAGAAACCCACCGTGGTCATGCAGAGCCCTCCAGTGGTTCCACGAGACATTGAAGATGATTGGTTCTTGTTGTTGGAATCAGTTCCTGTGGAAGTGCAGTCTCCACCTTCAG TCGTACGGGAGAAAGTGTCAGATGTCTCTAGAGTGACAGTGGAGGTAAGGGCTGAGCGGgatgaagaaaggaggagaatggAGAAGATGACTGAAAGACAGGAGCAAATAAAGATGGAAGCCCAGCCAACCATTCAGGAGCAGAGACCCAAGTTTACTCCCATTGAGGTGGAGGATGACTGGTACATTGTACTGGAAGTCCCTCCCAAAGAAACAG TCGAAGTGAAAGTGGAAGTGATGAAAGGAGTGAGCTGGGAAGAGAGAATCACTGAACAGGTGAccagaacagaagaaaaaaggTCCATTATTGAAAAGCACATTGAGCAACTCCAACCCCAGAAGAAACATCCAGCGGTTGTTTGTGACATTGATGATGATTGGTTCATGCTTTTGGACCCAGTTCTTTTGCAAGAACGTTCTGTCCCCTCag TAGAGACCAGGACACCTGTGGATGTCTCTAAGACAAAAGACCAGAGAGTGGCGGAGAAAGCAAGGCCAGGGAAGGAGATAATtctggagaaagaaagactgagagagcaggagatgcAGAGGATATCACAACAGAGCGTATTTGTGGGTGTTCGGGAAATTGAAGATGACTGGTTCAAACATTGGGATAAAACTATTTTGTTGTATCAAGAAG CAGAAACAAGATCTGCGGTGATCTCAAAGCCTGAAGAACAGAGAGCTGTGGAGAGGAAGGGGATTGAGAAAGGAAGAATtatggagaaagaaaggatgaaagagGAAGACATGCGGAAGAGAGTTACAATCGCAGAAGCAAATAGAGTGAGATTATTACAAGAGAGTGCACCACCAGCTGGTCGCGAAGTTGTTGATGACTGGTTCATACTTCTGGATAAAGTTTCAGTGGAGGTTCAAGCTCCTCCTAGAG ttGCTCTCATCATCCCTCCAACACCTGCAAAGAGGCCTCTTCCTGTAGGCCAACCCCTGACCTCTACACCCACCATACACCCTGCCCCCATCATCAAATACattgagaaagaggagaagagagagactcaaGTCACAGTGGAAGAAAAA GAAGACGAGGAGCTGACCATCATTAGG AGGAAGACAAGGGCGATCGAAGGAGAGACCATCTACATCAGACACAGTATTCTGATGTTAGAG